One candidate division WOR-3 bacterium genomic window, CCTTCCTACGGTATTGTTGAACTTTAAATAGGTATCAAGCATCAAAAACATTTTTAAACCACTAAGCTTCAAAAGCAAAAATCCTGTCTTAAGATTCTCCTTACTTTTGACCCTCCAATCATATCCGAGAAGCATTCCTGCTATCTCACCGCTTACTTCTGCAAAGTAAGTATGCTCGTAACTCAAAAGATTGCCCGGCTCTTGAAATGATTTCTTAAGGACATCCACAATTACCTCACCAAAAACCTTTGGAAAATAAGGAGCCGAGATAAGGAAAAGATTGACAAAATCCTGCACCTCCTGAGAAAGTCCACGCCTAACATACAGCATAAATTCAAAATTCAGCTTAATTATAAGGTTTTTGAGAAGCTGAACAAAAAGAATAGTTCCCAGCAAATGGAATCAGAAAATAAGCTGCCTTATGCAAGGAAAAATTGGCTTGATATCCTTAAATCAGTCTACCATGTTGATGGTTTAGAAATTATTTCGCCTGTTTTAAGTCTATAAGGATTAGGGAGTAAGTGTTCGACATAATTTTCGGCTCTTATACTGTAACTGAAGTGAGCTACTGTTTTCAACTGTGTACTGCGGTTGCCATATGGTATGACAACCACTATTAATTTCTCAGGAAAAACCTTCTTTGAGGTTTCAAGGGCATTTTACTTGTTTTTGGTTAAACTTCCCCTTTAAAAATGTAATCCCTTGATCAGATAATATTTTCAAATATTGCACTTGGTTTGTTCTATGCTGTTGAAATGCACTTTCGCTCATTGATGAAGTCTTAACAATTAGTGAGGTAAAATAAAAAATGCCATTAATTGAAAGATGCTCAGAAAGTCTCTTAGATAATTCAAGTTTATAGAAATCGCAAAATGAAATATAATCAAACCATTTTGCGTTTAAATTGGTTTTAGCCTTTAAACGCTTAACAGAATAGTAAAAATTTAGCCTGTCAATTAGAAAAGCTATTTTTTGTTCATAATAAAAAACCCCTGGCGGACCAGGGGGGTCCTGGAGCACTGCTCCAGTGAAATACATTATAATTATGTATGATGCATCGTGAAATGTCAAGATTAAAGTTTCATATTTAACAATTTCATTTAATAAAACAAAAAAACCTTCCAAACATCATTTTCAAAAAACAACAACTTCTAAATTTCTTTTTCCATCCTCTCAAACTTAAAGATCGAACCAATACCGGTAGATATCTTGTACTCTTCTCTTATCTTAAATCCCAGCTTGCTGTAAAAGAAAAGGGCACTCAGGTTTTCGCTTCCCACATCAAGAACCATCTTCCTTGCACCGAGTTTCCTTGCTTCCTCCTCAGCCATTTCCATTAAGGCATTGCCGATACCCAATCCGCGGAACTTCTCATAAACAGCGAGATTGCTGACATAATATTCGTCCTTTTCAAACCTTTCAAGGAAATTATTAAATTCATTGTAAACTTTCAATTTATCGGCATCCTCAATGCCAACCAAGTTCAACAGCATAAGATCGGTTCGGCTTCCCTCTCTTTCATTCGTCTCCCAGTCATACCCCAGTAACATACCGGCAACTTCAGAACGGAGATCAGCCACTAAAACGTGTTTGTAACTAAAAAGGTTATTCTCGCTCTCAAACAATTTCTTGACTGCGCTTGCGATTCGGTCTCCGAATATCAGTTGATAAAAGGGTTCTGAAAGGAGGAACAGTGAAACAAAATCCTCCGAATCAGAACGAAGTGCCCATCGTAGGTGTACATCTACTTCTTCCTTTGTACTTTGTTGCATAAAAATCTCTCACTTTAATTTAACTATTCTCTGAGAATAGCGTGTTTTAAATTATAGTCCTTTTTTGCCAACTAAACAATTCCAAGAGGTCAAGCTTTAGGCCGATCGGGAAAAATGTTAGGCTCAGTAGTTTACCTCACACTTTTTTACTTCACTTCTATCTTTTCCAACCCGTAAGTAATCACCAAGGTACCGAGCCTTGAATTGAGACCCATAACGGGGGCAACAGCCCGAAGGTTCACCGAATCAGAGATAATAACAACATCATTTGCCTGCAAAAATTCAACAGGATAGTAATCTCCAAACTTTTGGCCCTGCATCTTCTTATCGGTAGATAGCACGATCGTTCCCGTTGTATCAACAAGCAATATCTCTTTAAAACCCTTTTCTTGAACAAGCCTCTCCATATACTCGTTGATCTCGTCGAAATTCCCTCTCATCATATCCTTCCTCACAGCCCAAACCAAAGGCAAAGCAGTAATCTTGAGAAAGTCCTTGGTCTTCTCATCCACAATAATCTGCGTTTTCTGAAGTATCTCCGTTTCCCTCTCTTTCATCCGCCTCTCAAAGCTCTTAACCCTGATATACCCCCACAGATAGATCCCCGCGGAGACGATTATGAGAATAAAAACCAGATACCAACAAAACACAAGCTTCTTGGCCATAAACCCTCCTTTAAACTTCAAAAACTCAGGCTAAACTAAACTTCCTCAAAGTAATCCAAATCAATTTTCTTAATTTCAATAACCCTGTCAACCCGCACACCTAAGTTGTATTTGATCATGTAATCAATCAACTTGTCGCCGTCTATAAGAATCACTTTAATGTCTTTAAGACTCTCAGCATAATCCTTCGCTTCCTTTGTGAAACTCGCAGTTGTTATAAAAATTCCCTTTCTGGAACCTTTCCCGTGAAGTGCCCCGACAAAGCTTTGTATCTCTTTCCTCCCGATAGTCTGGTCGGGTTTATATCTTTTCGCCTGAAGATAAATGTTATCAAGACCCAATAAGTCTTCCTTTATAACGCCATCAACGCCTTCATCACCACTTTTCCCAAGCACTTTACTGGCCTCTTCAAAAGTACCACCATACCCCATTTTAACAATAAGTTCCAAAACCAGCTTTTCAAAAAAGCGGGGTGGGCGTTCCAGAATCTTTTTCATAAGCTCATCTTTTAAAGCCTCATTTAGTTTTCCCATTTCCCTTTCGATCACCTCTAAGGGTGTCAACTCTTCACTTTCTGATGATTCTTCAGCCTGTTTGACCACTGAACGCTTGCCATAAAAGAAATTTCTGAACTCTTCGAATTTCAACAAATATGCATGATCTATAACCGGTGGATTTTCTTTCAAAGCTTGCAAGCCACGTTCAGTAATCCTGACATAACCCCTTCGAGGCGTTTCAATTAAACCCGCCTTTGCCAAATATAGTCTCGCCCATACGACTCTATTCACAAACTTGGTCTGCGTCCCGCTGGGCAAGAGTTCGGAGAGTTCCTCTTCGCTGAGATTAAAGTATTTAGCCACATAATCGAGTATCTCGGGAAACTTCCGCTCCTTACCGTCTCCCAAATATTCCAGCATAACTTTCCTGATCTCATCATAACTAGGCAGCATCAAAAACCTCCCGCATCAGTAAAAAGATTATAAACCCGTTATGTTAAATCAAAAAAACTTCGGAAATTCTAAGATTTCTTCTACAAAAGCAATCGATTAAAACTCGCCTCTCAAATCTTTCTAAACACCTCTTACAAAAATCCTTTCAGGAATTTAATAGAAAACTTTATGAACACTTTTTAAACTCTACTTCCCGCCTTATCCAGTTTAATCCTGTAGCAGGTTAAGAGCTTCTCCTTTTCCCTGAAATCCCTGTCCAATTTTTCTACCAACTGCCAAAATCTTTTACTGTGGTTACCTTCAACTAAGTGGCACATCTCATGGATCACAACATATCTCACCAAATCATCTGGCAAGTAAATTAAATCCTTATTAAAGATGATGTGCCCCTTTTTAGAGTTACAACTTCCCCAATACTTCCTCATCTTTCTAAAAAAGACCTTCCTTGGCGAAACTCCCAAAAATTCGACGCACTCTCCAATATAAAAATCGACCACACCCTTTAGGTCATCCCTCGGGTGAGAGCTCAAGTTATCTGCGATATTTTCCAGTTCCCTAAAATAATCTATTTTCCTTTTAATCCAATCTAAATGGCCCTTTACAAACTCGTCAACCTGCATCGAGCTATTTCTCGGTACAATCACTTTCACCGCGTCTCTATAAACCTCAATCCGTGGATGTTTTACTTTCCTGTAAATCAAAATGTAATTAATTTCCCCTTCCATAGTAGGTTAACACCTCAAAAATCCTATTGTAAAGTTTTTCAAAACCTTCATAAGGAATCTTATATTTTGGTCTCAATTCGGCAAGATACATCCTCAAGTCTCTCTCAACATTTTTTGAAACTGCTGGATTTTGATCCCAACCTGGATAAAGCCTACCTCTAACCCTTGCATAGATTTGCCTGGCAAGCTCTTCAGCTTCATTACTCTCAACAACCCCTTCATTCTCTAAAACCAACTTCATTCCAAATTCCACATCACTGAGTTTCGATTCCCCCCTCTCCCTTTCTTTATCCTCAATGAACTTCAGTACACCATCAATATCTTTACGGAGCTGGGATATATCCACACCTGCTTGCCACCTTTCTACCAATTCTTTTACTCTTTCCGCAATGCTCTTATAAATGGGATTCCGAGATTTTATAACCACCATGTATTTCAAATTGTTCAAAATTCCAACATACTTCTGGGTTTCCGCTAAATTCGAAGACTTAAGTGCTTTGATAGTTTCAAAATCGATAACCGCCGGCTTTTCCCTCCGAAGACCAGAGGGTTCAATCAAATCGTGGATTAAACTAATAGTCCTGTTAAAATACTTCTCCAAATTTCCCTCGTTGATATCCGGCCTCAAAAGCTTCTTGTAAAACTCGTATAGGAAAGAAAACCACTTGTACCCATCAAGAAAATTCACCATTCTTCTATCGGTACTTAGAAATTCAAACTTCCTTCTCAATTCCCTATACAATAAGCTAAACTCATCCCCTCTTGTCCTTAAAATCTCGATGGCCCTGTCAAAACTCTCCCTACTAAAATCTCCGACCAAACCCCAAAACATTCCTTTTAACCGCTCAAATATTGAGAGAAATTGTTCCCAGGCTACATCTGTATCAATGACCTTTTGTCTTATGATATTTATGTCTTCAACGGCGTAAGCACTTAGAGCCTCCTCAATATACTTAAAAATTCCAACATAATCAACTAAAAGCCCTGCGGCCTTCTCCTCGTGAGGTCTATTCACCCTGGCAATGGTTTGCAGTAGCCTGTGATTCTTCAAAATCTTGTAAAGGTATAGAACAGCAAGCTTCGGCTCGTCGAAACCCGTTATCAGCATATCCGTTACAATAAGAAGCTTGGGGTACTCCTCCTTTTTGAATTTCTCAGTAATTTGATTTGCGATTTCAACATCATCTGAAGTGCCAAATCGCTCGGTTTGTACACGAACAAACTCCTTTATCTCCTCATCCTCTCCTCCAAAGGTCATCACAACTTCACTGTATTTGGGGTCTAAATATTCATCCAAAATCCTCTTAAATCTTACACAGGCCTTCCGACTTCCCGTAACAATCAATCCCTTGAACTTCCCATCAAAATGTTCTTTATAGTGCTGTGCAATGTCTTCGCAAATTTGCCGGATATTTTTAGGATTTTCCAGGAATACGGTGATCTCATTAATTCTTTTTCTTACCGCTGTTTCCAGATCCCTAAGCTCGCTTTCCTCCGCAATATCATCTACATCCACCCTTTTCAAGTACCAATCCAGGTCTTGCTCTTTTAAGTTAACCTCTTCCTTTCTCAACTCGTAAACGATGGGGACAACAAAACCATCCCTTTCGGCCTCATCAATGAAATACCTGTCTAAATAAAGTTCCGGATCGTCATCCCTTAAAAAGCCAAATTCTTTGTAGGTATTCCTGTCCTTGAGAGCAATTGGTGTTCCAGTAAATCCAAAGAAGAAGGCGTTTGCCAAAATAGTTCTCAATTTCCCTGCCAAGATTCCATACTGAGTCCTGTGCACCTCATCCAGGAAACAAATGATGTCCTTCCTCTGATTAACCTCTCCAATTTGGTCCAGTAAAAATTCCTCTTTTAGGTTGAATTTATGAATAAGCGTTAAGAAAGCACCTCGTTCCCCACGGTTGTTGTCATGCGTCAAAACATCCTTTAAGGCGCTAATACTCTCTATCTTTTTAAAACCGAAATGCAAATCCAAAGCGCTTAACTCATCACTAAATTGCCTTTCCAATTCCCGCCTATCCACAATGAAAAATATAGTAGGTTTACCAAGCTCAAAGTAGAGTTTATGGGCAGCGAAAATCATCGTTAAAGTCTTTCCAGACCCTTGCCAATGCCAGATTAATCCCCTGTTTTTGTCGGTCTTCCCCGCCAAATTATCCATTACCCTTTGGTAAATCTTATTAACCGCTCGATATTGCATATACCTCCCGATAACCTTAGTCATTTCGCCCCTGAATTCCCGAACAAAAAGGAAGTTTTTGACAATATCCAAAAGCAAATTGGGACTCAGCATTTCAAAGATAGCCTCATCATCGCTCTTGAACTCCGACCTCCAGACTTCCTGTTTCACATCCTCAAGCCATGGGACAATGGGAAAATATTTAACCTTTTCAGCAAGACCTATTCCGATTTGGACATATTTGTAAAGTTCTGGAACGGTCTGTTCGTATCTCTTGATTTGCTTGTATGCAGAATAGTAATCCGACTTTGCCGTATAGGGATTTTTGCATTCGATGTTCACAAGAGGAATACCGTTCACGAAAAGCAGAAGGTCCACGCGGATTTTGTCTCTCCCCCAAAATTGAACCTGGTTTGAAAAGACAAATTCATTGTTGTGAATGTTTTTAAAGTCAAAAAGTTGAACATACTTTACAACCTTATCCTTTTCCAACTTTATTGGGACTCCATACTTAAAGAAGCTTAGAATTTCTTTGTGCCCGTTTTGATCGGTGTGGGCAAATTTGAGTTTATTGATGACGGTCTTTAAGTCCTCTTCCGTAAACTCCACATCTTTGTTGATCTCCAAAATTTTCCTCTTCAAGTTCTCAACGAGGAGAGGCTCCTCAATGCTTTCTCGTGGGAGATTTTGAGGTTCAATATAGTTCCATCCATGCTCCTTAAGTTTCTCAATCGCCCAATCTTCCACAAGTTTCTTCTCTAAATACATAATCTTTTATTTCCCCCTATGCCAATTTAAAAATTTAACATACAGCAGGCGTTTTTTCATTTTTCTGTAGCCGCGCCACCGCAAGCCCATCATTAATTTTCCAACTCACTAAGGTCTAACGAATCAACATCTATTTCCTGATTCATAATCTTATTCAGAAGAGTCTTAAACAACTCTTCATAAAGTTCTTTCTTCTTTTGTTCAATCTCGATCTTTTGGTCGATGGTTTGAAGAATCTCCGCAATCTCCTGCTGTTCAGGGAGAGTGGGAAGAGGGATTTTGAAAGGAGAGAGAGACCTTATAGTAATTTGCGGTTGTCCACTTCCTGAGATTACTTCGGATAAATCCAAGTTGAGTAGCAGATAATATAAAAACATTTTAAAGAGATCTTTAGAAATCGGATGGACAACCATTGCATTACCTGTAATCCAAGACTTAGGCTCTGATAGATTTATAGTTCCGCAAGTTGATCCTCTACAAGTTACTAAAACTTCCGATTCTTCGTGATTATATTTTGTGAAATATCCAATTACCCCATTTGCTCCATATACTTTATAAGGACCCGATTCTGAGATCTCTTTCAAGGTGATTGTTTTAGGTTGATAAATTTTACAAACCTCCCCCAGCCTCACCACTTCCCAATCCTCTGGAATCTCTCCGATTTCAGTTTCCTTTAATTTTCTTCCTTTTCTAAAGGATGGGCCGCCATACTTAAAAAGTTCTGCCATCAGGCTCTTTTTAAGTTCTTTCGTCTTTTCAATAATCTTATCGTGAATCTCCACAGCAGATTGAACAGTATCAAGAATCTTCACGATTTTTTGTTGGATGGGAAGAGGAGGAAGGGGTACTATTAAATTTTTAACAAAAGAGGGAGAAATAAATGGTTGTCCAGTCCCTGTTTTAGGCCATTTATTCTCATCATTAAGGTAATAATACATAAATTTAGCAGTTACTGGATTTTCAAATTTTATAATTTGCGTATTAGCCAGAGCTGTCCATTCTCCTTCAGCATAAAAACATTTTCCACATCTTGATCCTATAGAAGAAAGAATTACAGCAAAACCAGAATCGTACGCTTCTTTAGTGAAACCATCTTGCCCCGCAGCACTAAAAGCTGGAAATCCTCTTTCTACATAATCTTTTTTGGTAATTCCGCTTCTCCCCCCTGAATAAATTTCTGCAATCTCTCCTAATTTTTTTGTTGGCCAAGTTGATTTCATAACTTTGAAACTTTTTTAATTATTTCAATATAAGCATCAGGTATTTCATCAGGTTCAAGTTCTTGAGCGATAGCTTTTCCAATTCTCCATCTTTTATTATTTTTCAGCAATTCAAAAACCTTTTCTTTTAAATTATCGTTTTCTGTTTTTAAATCCTTGTCATTAACCTCATATCCCCAATGCTTTTTTACAAAATTAATAGCATTTATTATTTTACGTAATGTGTCATTATTAGAATTTACAGCAATCATTTTCTCGAAGGGTTGATGTATAAAAATATTGTAATTTCTTAATTTATTTTTTAAATCTTCACTATTGAGAGGTTCTAATTGAAATTTTTCTTCAGTTTCAATAAGATTATTTTCTTCTAATTTTTTAAGAAATTGCTGTGTATCGTTAAGCTTGTCCTCATCTATAAGAACAATAAATGGAATATTAAGACTTTTCAAAAGCTTGATAAAAAACCAGATGGTATCACCTCTACTATTAAGAACAGAAACAGAATTATAATCAAAAGAGTAATTTATCTCAACTTCTTTTTCACCCTCTTTTGTTTTCTCCAAAATCTTTTTAGAAACTTCACTAAAAAATCCTTCCTCGGTGTCTCCTTCCACAACTAAAACTCTTTTAGCAAAAAATATTTCCTCTAAATTACGGCCATGTATTTCTAAAATTTTCTTTTCTTGAGAAGAAAGGTTTATTTTATAATGTTTTGTTTTGCTATCTTCTTTACCAACTCTAATAATATTATCGATTTGAGTTATATCGATTAAATGATCGGAGTGTGTAGTTATAATGACTTGAGAGTACTCAGAAAGATTTTTAAGAGAAAATATCAATTGTCTCTGGCTATGGGGGTGTAAACCAATTTCTGGTTCATCAATTCCATAAATTATAAATTTTTTCTCCTCATCTCTAAGGTATTTTGCCATTACTCTAAACAGCGAGATAATAATTAAATTCTGCGTACCTAATCCTTTCTTAATGACCTCAGAAATATAACCGTCATCTATTAAAATTTTCATTTCACTTAAAAAATCGGAATATTTAGTTGAAGATGGCGAGAGTACAATCTTTTTAATATCTGTTTGGTCTTTAGAAATTTTTTCTAAATCAGAAATTATTTTTTTAACTTCATCAATATCTGTTAATTTCTTCTTTGCTTCATCTATAATTGATATTACCTCATCCAATTTTTCTTTCTGAGCTTTTTTAATAATTATTTCTTTAAAATATTTTAATGGAGACTTCCATCTTATTGGAGCAATTTCCATGATATTTCTTAAAGATTTCACCCTTAGAAAAAATAATTTCTTTTCAAAATCCCAATAATATCCAAAGGGTTTATTATATTTTTGCTTCCATTGTTCGCCAATTCTAACTTCAAATGAGCCGCCATTTTGCTTTGAAAATTTATATCTTACAGCAACTAATGAATTAAAATCAGGATTGATTGATGCAAGCTCATTACCCTCAAGGGAAGCTTCTATTATAATTTCTCGATTTTCTTCGCCATTAAAGAAATGGTCTGTAGATGGCTCAAAATTAGGCAGATACACGTCACCCAATAAAAGATCTATTGCTTCCATTATATTTGATTTACCTGCATTATTTGGGCCAACAAGAATATTTAATCCTTTATTAAACTCTATTTTTTCTTCCTCTATAGACCTAAAGTTTTTAATATATAATTCTTTTATGTGAATCATATCCTCTCCAAAATTCCCTTCACCTTTTCCTCGACCCTTTTTCTTTCTTCTTCTAATTTTTCTAAATCTGATTTGATTTCGCTTAATGGGCGATAATTCTCTTCCTCACTCACACTCACAAACCTCGAAGGACTTAAATTATAATCGGCCTCCTTTGCCTCCTCTTTCGTTATAACTTTCGCAAACTTTTCTACATCTTTAAATTCCTTGTATGCATCTACAATTTTTCCTATATTCTCATCGGACAATGTGTTCTGCTTTTTCCCCGGCACAAACTCCTTGCTGGCATTGATCAATAAAATCTTTCCCTTTCGCTCTTCCGGTTTTTGCTTGTTGAAAACAATAATTACTGCAGGTGCACCAGTGTTGTAAAATAATTTCTCGGGTAGTAAGATTACCGCTTCAACCAGGTCTTCATCAACTATCCGTTGTCTTATCAACTTTTCCCTTCCACCCCTTGAAACAGCCCCTGTATCTATAACTACAGCAACCTTTTCCTTTGCCGAAGCAAGCATATGTTGAATCCATACCCAATCGGCAGATTGCTTTGTGCCAAATCCAAATTTAAACCTATCTTGCCAATATTCTCCCTTCTTTAAGTTATCTTCATCGTAACCGTCCTGGTTCCACGGGGGATTTGCAATTACATAGTCAAACTGCTTAATGCTATTACCCTCTTTGAACTTGGGGTAAAGGAGGGTATCCCCCAGGTAAAAACGAAAATTGTTAATATCGTGGAGCAGCATGTTCATTTTTGCCAAAGCAAGGGTTTTGGAATTTACTTCTTGACCAAACAAAAACAAGGTATTTGCTATGTCCTTTCCAAA contains:
- a CDS encoding HsdR family type I site-specific deoxyribonuclease, encoding MYLEKKLVEDWAIEKLKEHGWNYIEPQNLPRESIEEPLLVENLKRKILEINKDVEFTEEDLKTVINKLKFAHTDQNGHKEILSFFKYGVPIKLEKDKVVKYVQLFDFKNIHNNEFVFSNQVQFWGRDKIRVDLLLFVNGIPLVNIECKNPYTAKSDYYSAYKQIKRYEQTVPELYKYVQIGIGLAEKVKYFPIVPWLEDVKQEVWRSEFKSDDEAIFEMLSPNLLLDIVKNFLFVREFRGEMTKVIGRYMQYRAVNKIYQRVMDNLAGKTDKNRGLIWHWQGSGKTLTMIFAAHKLYFELGKPTIFFIVDRRELERQFSDELSALDLHFGFKKIESISALKDVLTHDNNRGERGAFLTLIHKFNLKEEFLLDQIGEVNQRKDIICFLDEVHRTQYGILAGKLRTILANAFFFGFTGTPIALKDRNTYKEFGFLRDDDPELYLDRYFIDEAERDGFVVPIVYELRKEEVNLKEQDLDWYLKRVDVDDIAEESELRDLETAVRKRINEITVFLENPKNIRQICEDIAQHYKEHFDGKFKGLIVTGSRKACVRFKRILDEYLDPKYSEVVMTFGGEDEEIKEFVRVQTERFGTSDDVEIANQITEKFKKEEYPKLLIVTDMLITGFDEPKLAVLYLYKILKNHRLLQTIARVNRPHEEKAAGLLVDYVGIFKYIEEALSAYAVEDINIIRQKVIDTDVAWEQFLSIFERLKGMFWGLVGDFSRESFDRAIEILRTRGDEFSLLYRELRRKFEFLSTDRRMVNFLDGYKWFSFLYEFYKKLLRPDINEGNLEKYFNRTISLIHDLIEPSGLRREKPAVIDFETIKALKSSNLAETQKYVGILNNLKYMVVIKSRNPIYKSIAERVKELVERWQAGVDISQLRKDIDGVLKFIEDKERERGESKLSDVEFGMKLVLENEGVVESNEAEELARQIYARVRGRLYPGWDQNPAVSKNVERDLRMYLAELRPKYKIPYEGFEKLYNRIFEVLTYYGRGN
- a CDS encoding GNAT family N-acetyltransferase; amino-acid sequence: MLYVRRGLSQEVQDFVNLFLISAPYFPKVFGEVIVDVLKKSFQEPGNLLSYEHTYFAEVSGEIAGMLLGYDWRVKSKENLKTGFLLLKLSGLKMFLMLDTYLKFNNTVGRLDKFEYYISNIATYEKFRGKGVGKALMSIAEKEAKRSGCMRVVLDVERENVKAIAFYKSLGFEEKERFDISINKGGVLSFTRMVKLL
- a CDS encoding M48 family metallopeptidase; the encoded protein is MEGEINYILIYRKVKHPRIEVYRDAVKVIVPRNSSMQVDEFVKGHLDWIKRKIDYFRELENIADNLSSHPRDDLKGVVDFYIGECVEFLGVSPRKVFFRKMRKYWGSCNSKKGHIIFNKDLIYLPDDLVRYVVIHEMCHLVEGNHSKRFWQLVEKLDRDFREKEKLLTCYRIKLDKAGSRV
- a CDS encoding restriction endonuclease codes for the protein MLPSYDEIRKVMLEYLGDGKERKFPEILDYVAKYFNLSEEELSELLPSGTQTKFVNRVVWARLYLAKAGLIETPRRGYVRITERGLQALKENPPVIDHAYLLKFEEFRNFFYGKRSVVKQAEESSESEELTPLEVIEREMGKLNEALKDELMKKILERPPRFFEKLVLELIVKMGYGGTFEEASKVLGKSGDEGVDGVIKEDLLGLDNIYLQAKRYKPDQTIGRKEIQSFVGALHGKGSRKGIFITTASFTKEAKDYAESLKDIKVILIDGDKLIDYMIKYNLGVRVDRVIEIKKIDLDYFEEV
- a CDS encoding AAA family ATPase, with the protein product MIHIKELYIKNFRSIEEEKIEFNKGLNILVGPNNAGKSNIMEAIDLLLGDVYLPNFEPSTDHFFNGEENREIIIEASLEGNELASINPDFNSLVAVRYKFSKQNGGSFEVRIGEQWKQKYNKPFGYYWDFEKKLFFLRVKSLRNIMEIAPIRWKSPLKYFKEIIIKKAQKEKLDEVISIIDEAKKKLTDIDEVKKIISDLEKISKDQTDIKKIVLSPSSTKYSDFLSEMKILIDDGYISEVIKKGLGTQNLIIISLFRVMAKYLRDEEKKFIIYGIDEPEIGLHPHSQRQLIFSLKNLSEYSQVIITTHSDHLIDITQIDNIIRVGKEDSKTKHYKINLSSQEKKILEIHGRNLEEIFFAKRVLVVEGDTEEGFFSEVSKKILEKTKEGEKEVEINYSFDYNSVSVLNSRGDTIWFFIKLLKSLNIPFIVLIDEDKLNDTQQFLKKLEENNLIETEEKFQLEPLNSEDLKNKLRNYNIFIHQPFEKMIAVNSNNDTLRKIINAINFVKKHWGYEVNDKDLKTENDNLKEKVFELLKNNKRWRIGKAIAQELEPDEIPDAYIEIIKKVSKL
- a CDS encoding restriction endonuclease subunit S, with the translated sequence MKSTWPTKKLGEIAEIYSGGRSGITKKDYVERGFPAFSAAGQDGFTKEAYDSGFAVILSSIGSRCGKCFYAEGEWTALANTQIIKFENPVTAKFMYYYLNDENKWPKTGTGQPFISPSFVKNLIVPLPPLPIQQKIVKILDTVQSAVEIHDKIIEKTKELKKSLMAELFKYGGPSFRKGRKLKETEIGEIPEDWEVVRLGEVCKIYQPKTITLKEISESGPYKVYGANGVIGYFTKYNHEESEVLVTCRGSTCGTINLSEPKSWITGNAMVVHPISKDLFKMFLYYLLLNLDLSEVISGSGQPQITIRSLSPFKIPLPTLPEQQEIAEILQTIDQKIEIEQKKKELYEELFKTLLNKIMNQEIDVDSLDLSELEN
- a CDS encoding N-6 DNA methylase, yielding MYGQKSLFNGNSKNNSISTKDQLINLLKQAADLIRTRVDYTFILFLLFYKSISDKWEKEFEETKSELIKKGWDEGEAVKEATADTYHTFNFPREYLWDNMRREPQKISERFSIAVKKLADLNPNYQDIFSQFDFHQFTSNPENAVILNQLVELFSKFSFKEISGDILGDAYEWILKYFAPQKAKEGEVYTPREVIKLMIEILDPEPKKSIYDPALGSAGMLIVGYKHVEEKFGKDIANTLFLFGQEVNSKTLALAKMNMLLHDINNFRFYLGDTLLYPKFKEGNSIKQFDYVIANPPWNQDGYDEDNLKKGEYWQDRFKFGFGTKQSADWVWIQHMLASAKEKVAVVIDTGAVSRGGREKLIRQRIVDEDLVEAVILLPEKLFYNTGAPAVIIVFNKQKPEERKGKILLINASKEFVPGKKQNTLSDENIGKIVDAYKEFKDVEKFAKVITKEEAKEADYNLSPSRFVSVSEEENYRPLSEIKSDLEKLEEERKRVEEKVKGILERI
- a CDS encoding GNAT family N-acetyltransferase, which encodes MQQSTKEEVDVHLRWALRSDSEDFVSLFLLSEPFYQLIFGDRIASAVKKLFESENNLFSYKHVLVADLRSEVAGMLLGYDWETNEREGSRTDLMLLNLVGIEDADKLKVYNEFNNFLERFEKDEYYVSNLAVYEKFRGLGIGNALMEMAEEEARKLGARKMVLDVGSENLSALFFYSKLGFKIREEYKISTGIGSIFKFERMEKEI